The following coding sequences lie in one Populus nigra chromosome 15, ddPopNigr1.1, whole genome shotgun sequence genomic window:
- the LOC133673789 gene encoding UPF0481 protein At3g47200-like encodes MAEITNDTLVNIDELAASMRGELDSLPVLSSKCCIYTVPKRLHHLNEKAYTPQLVSIGPLHHGKPELRPMEEHKKRYLQDFLQRTKLSLVDYLKVIEKNEKKLRDCYAETIEFSSDEFIKMILVDAAFIIEVLLRYHFKPMRKEKENDRVYNKPWAIQDIRKDMWLLENQLPFFILEDLFDPARITLPSGSNQMLSITKLAYEFSKDLWDLEEMEEKSQKNKSPKVQHLVDFLWICHQPPQSKSKKKLKTLGIPSATELHQAGVKFKLGSSKNLFDIKFKNGILEIPRLEIVGATELLFRNLLAFEQCHCSKNYINDYVIIINHLVNTAKDVELLVKDGIVENWLWDDEGMSALFHSLVKETFVMVDHFHFSGLVEELNAYCRKPWHKWQATLKQHYFNNPWSIISFIAAVILLVLTTIQAVCSILSV; translated from the coding sequence ATGGCAGAAATAACCAATGATACTTTGGTCAATATCGACGAACTAGCAGCTTCAATGAGAGGGGAGTTAGACAGCTTGCCTGTTCTGTCCTCAAAGTGTTGCATCTACACAGTTCCTAAGCGACTGCATCATTTGAACGAAAAGGCTTACACTCCTCAACTGGTCTCAATTGGGCCACTGCACCATGGCAAACCAGAACTAAGACCGATGGAAGAGCATAAAAAGAGGTACCTTCAAGATTTTCTTCAAAGGACAAAGTTGAGTCTGGTGGATTATCTTAAAGTCATagagaaaaatgagaaaaaactaCGAGATTGTTATGCGGAAACCATAGAATTTAGCAGTGATGAGTTCATAAAAATGATTCTAGTGGATGCTGCCTTCATCATTGAAGTCTTGTTGAGGTATCATTTCAAACCAATgcgaaaggaaaaggaaaatgatcgaGTATATAATAAACCATGGGCGATACAAGATATAAGGAAAGATATGTGGTTACTTGAAAATCAGCTTCCTTTCTTTATTCTGGAGGATCTTTTTGATCCTGCAAGAATAACCTTGCCGTCTGGCAGCAATCAAATGCTTTCAATCACCAAGCTTGCCTATGAGTTCTCAAAAGATTTGTGGGACTTGGAGGAAATGGAGGAGAAATCTCAGAAAAACAAATCCCCTAAAGTACAACAtctagttgattttttatggatttGCCATCAACCTCCTCAGTCGAAATCCAAGAAGAAACTTAAAACTCTGGGCATACCCAGTGCAACAGAGCTCCATCAGGCTGGGGTCAAGTTCAAGCTGGGGTCAAGCAAAAACTTATTTGACATAAAATTCAAGAATGGGATTTTGGAGATACCCAGATTGGAAATAGTCGGTGCGACAGAGCTGTTATTCAGAAATCTGCTGGCATTTGAGCAATGCCATTGTTCTAAGAACTACATAAATGACTATGTCATCATTATCAATCACCTTGTCAACACGGCTAAGGATGTGGAATTACTTGTTAAAGATGGAATTGTTGAGAACTGGCTCTGGGATGATGAAGGGATGTCTGCTCTTTTTCATAGCCTTGTCAAAGAGACTTTTGTCATGGTCGACCATTTCCATTTTTCTGGTCTGGTTGAAGAGCTGAATGCATACTGCAGAAAACCTTGGCACAAGTGGCAGGCAACCTTAAAACAGCATTACTTCAATAATCCATGGTCCATCATTTCATTTATCGCTGCTGTCATTCTACTTGTACTCACTACTATACAAGCAGTGTGTTCTATTTTGTCAGTGTAG